The following proteins are co-located in the Amphiprion ocellaris isolate individual 3 ecotype Okinawa chromosome 7, ASM2253959v1, whole genome shotgun sequence genome:
- the pxylp1 gene encoding 2-phosphoxylose phosphatase 1 isoform X2 translates to MVSTVAAHLLFFLISVNLIPTTPIVEERPFQAADRVVAAALGKSRKRVFPVPHSEEPNPISEAYGYCNTPNRTEQAWEGHSPADYKLLSVQVMIRHGDRYPLYSIPKTKRPSIDCTLSTSRKPSHPLLNSFISHMGQGSRGHWESPLSSVPRLPNHSACEMGELTQTGVVQHLRNGQLLHHAYKRHNLLPSDWSPRQLWVETTGKSRTLQSGLAFLYGFIPDFDWTRLTVRHQWSTLFCGSACDCPARNRYLEEEQRRQYRFRVTDTELEKTYVDMARTLGVLTRQLRAANPIDSLLCHLCHDLSFPCVPMGDTGSGGCLTMAQFAVIRRQQLDDEVDRRRMGLYRKYAILAMYPYLNRTATKMERVAKASEAGRQPRAGGEEVFTLASAHDVTVAPLLSALGLEEARFPRFAARIVFELWKSPPVTQGQAKKKAGKGEKSKTKDGELFIRVLYNGEDVTFHTTFCRSHDRHTSQPLCPLKNFLSFVRKDMFSVVNATSYKEACYRRPG, encoded by the exons TGAACCTGATCCCCACCACTCCCATCGTGGAGGAGCGGCCCTTCCAGGCTGCAGATAGAGTCGTCGCGGCGGCTCTGGGGAAGAGCAGAAAGCGAGTGTTCCCAGTGCCTCACAGTGAGGAGCCCAATCCCATATCCGAGGCTTATGGCTACTGCAACACTCCCAACCGTACCGAACAGGCCTGGGAAG GTCACAGTCCTGCTGACTACAAGCTGCTGTCTGTCCAGGTGATGATTCGCCATGGTGACCGTTATCCACTTTATTCCATTCCCAAAACCAAGCGACCTTCCATTGACTGCACCCTCTCCACCAGCAG GAAGCCTTCCCACCCTCTGCTGAACTCCTTCATCAGTCACATGGGCCAAGGGAGTCGTGGCCACTGGGAGTCACCACTGAGCTCTGTTCCCCGTCTGCCCAACCACAGTGCCTGTGAGATGGGAGAACTCACACAGACAG GTGTCGTGCAGCACCTTCGCAATGGGCAGCTCCTTCACCATGCCTACAAACGCCACAATCTCCTTCCTTCTGATTGGTCACCCCGCCAGCTTTGGGTGGAGACCACAGGTAAGAGCCGCACTCTTCAGAGCGGACTGGCCTTCCTCTACGGCTTCATCCCAGACTTTGATTGGACAAGACTAACCGTACGTCACCAGTGGAGCACGCTGTTCTGTGGCTCAGCCTGTGACTGCCCTGCCAGGAACAGGTacctggaggaggagcagaggaggcaGTATCGGTTCAGAGTGACCGATACCGAGCTAGAGAAGACGTACGTCGATATGGCACGCACTTTGGGTGTTCTCACCCGCCAGCTCCGAGCTGCAAACCCTATAGACTCCCTGTTGTGCCACCTGTGCCATGACCTTTCATTCCCATGTGTTCCCATGGGAGACACTGGCTCCGGTGGATGTCTGACTATGGCACAGTTTGCTGTAATTCGTCGGCAGCAGCTGGATGACGAGGTGGACAGGAGACGGATGGGGCTGTATCGTAAGTACGCCATCCTGGCCATGTACCCCTACCTCAATCGAACTGCCACCAAGATGGAGCGGGTTGCTAAGGCCAGCGAGGCTGGTCGACAACCTCGAGCAGGGGGCGAGGAGGTCTTCACCCTCGCTTCAGCCCACGACGTCACCGTGGCCCCATTGCTGAGCGCACTGGGACTGGAGGAGGCCAGGTTCCCACGGTTTGCAGCAAGAATAGTCTTTGAATTGTGGAAGAGCCCACCAGTGACACAAGGGCAGGCAAAAAAGAAAGCTGGAAAAGGTGAGAAGTCCAAGACAAAAGACGGGGAACTGTTCATCAGAGTGCTTTACAACGGTGAGGATGTAACATTTCACACCACCTTCTGTCGATCCCACGACCGCCACACCAGCCAGCCACTCTGCCCTCTGAAAAACTTCCTGTCTTTTGTTAGAAAAGACATGTTCAGCGTTGTCAATGCTACCTCCTACAAGGAGGCCTGCTACAGGCGCCCTGGTtga
- the pxylp1 gene encoding 2-phosphoxylose phosphatase 1 isoform X1, with translation MERDQSNDKMLARNRFLLLVVVGGAALAILSLSLQFLNLIPTTPIVEERPFQAADRVVAAALGKSRKRVFPVPHSEEPNPISEAYGYCNTPNRTEQAWEGHSPADYKLLSVQVMIRHGDRYPLYSIPKTKRPSIDCTLSTSRKPSHPLLNSFISHMGQGSRGHWESPLSSVPRLPNHSACEMGELTQTGVVQHLRNGQLLHHAYKRHNLLPSDWSPRQLWVETTGKSRTLQSGLAFLYGFIPDFDWTRLTVRHQWSTLFCGSACDCPARNRYLEEEQRRQYRFRVTDTELEKTYVDMARTLGVLTRQLRAANPIDSLLCHLCHDLSFPCVPMGDTGSGGCLTMAQFAVIRRQQLDDEVDRRRMGLYRKYAILAMYPYLNRTATKMERVAKASEAGRQPRAGGEEVFTLASAHDVTVAPLLSALGLEEARFPRFAARIVFELWKSPPVTQGQAKKKAGKGEKSKTKDGELFIRVLYNGEDVTFHTTFCRSHDRHTSQPLCPLKNFLSFVRKDMFSVVNATSYKEACYRRPG, from the exons TGAACCTGATCCCCACCACTCCCATCGTGGAGGAGCGGCCCTTCCAGGCTGCAGATAGAGTCGTCGCGGCGGCTCTGGGGAAGAGCAGAAAGCGAGTGTTCCCAGTGCCTCACAGTGAGGAGCCCAATCCCATATCCGAGGCTTATGGCTACTGCAACACTCCCAACCGTACCGAACAGGCCTGGGAAG GTCACAGTCCTGCTGACTACAAGCTGCTGTCTGTCCAGGTGATGATTCGCCATGGTGACCGTTATCCACTTTATTCCATTCCCAAAACCAAGCGACCTTCCATTGACTGCACCCTCTCCACCAGCAG GAAGCCTTCCCACCCTCTGCTGAACTCCTTCATCAGTCACATGGGCCAAGGGAGTCGTGGCCACTGGGAGTCACCACTGAGCTCTGTTCCCCGTCTGCCCAACCACAGTGCCTGTGAGATGGGAGAACTCACACAGACAG GTGTCGTGCAGCACCTTCGCAATGGGCAGCTCCTTCACCATGCCTACAAACGCCACAATCTCCTTCCTTCTGATTGGTCACCCCGCCAGCTTTGGGTGGAGACCACAGGTAAGAGCCGCACTCTTCAGAGCGGACTGGCCTTCCTCTACGGCTTCATCCCAGACTTTGATTGGACAAGACTAACCGTACGTCACCAGTGGAGCACGCTGTTCTGTGGCTCAGCCTGTGACTGCCCTGCCAGGAACAGGTacctggaggaggagcagaggaggcaGTATCGGTTCAGAGTGACCGATACCGAGCTAGAGAAGACGTACGTCGATATGGCACGCACTTTGGGTGTTCTCACCCGCCAGCTCCGAGCTGCAAACCCTATAGACTCCCTGTTGTGCCACCTGTGCCATGACCTTTCATTCCCATGTGTTCCCATGGGAGACACTGGCTCCGGTGGATGTCTGACTATGGCACAGTTTGCTGTAATTCGTCGGCAGCAGCTGGATGACGAGGTGGACAGGAGACGGATGGGGCTGTATCGTAAGTACGCCATCCTGGCCATGTACCCCTACCTCAATCGAACTGCCACCAAGATGGAGCGGGTTGCTAAGGCCAGCGAGGCTGGTCGACAACCTCGAGCAGGGGGCGAGGAGGTCTTCACCCTCGCTTCAGCCCACGACGTCACCGTGGCCCCATTGCTGAGCGCACTGGGACTGGAGGAGGCCAGGTTCCCACGGTTTGCAGCAAGAATAGTCTTTGAATTGTGGAAGAGCCCACCAGTGACACAAGGGCAGGCAAAAAAGAAAGCTGGAAAAGGTGAGAAGTCCAAGACAAAAGACGGGGAACTGTTCATCAGAGTGCTTTACAACGGTGAGGATGTAACATTTCACACCACCTTCTGTCGATCCCACGACCGCCACACCAGCCAGCCACTCTGCCCTCTGAAAAACTTCCTGTCTTTTGTTAGAAAAGACATGTTCAGCGTTGTCAATGCTACCTCCTACAAGGAGGCCTGCTACAGGCGCCCTGGTtga